The Parabacteroides sp. AD58 genome includes a window with the following:
- the carB gene encoding carbamoyl-phosphate synthase (glutamine-hydrolyzing) large subunit, with protein sequence MSKNNVKKVIVLGSGALKIGQAGEFDYSGSQALKALREEGISTVLLNPNIATIQTSEGVADKVYFLPITPYFVEEVIKKEQPDGILLAFGGQTALNCGTELYTNGTLAKYGVQVLGTSVEAIMYTEDRDLFVKKLTEIDIKTPVSQAVENMEDAIQAANKIGYPIMIRSAYALGGMGSGICQNEAELRELAESAFAYSPQILVEESLKGWKEIEFEVIRDKNDHCFTVVSMENVDPLGVHTGESIVVAPTCSLNEEELTWLQDLSRQTIRHLGIVGECNIQYAFNSDTHDYRVIEVNARLSRSSALASKASGYPLAFVAAKLALGYGLDEIGEMGTPNSAYKAPEVDYMIVKIPRWDLTKFVGVSRQIGSSMKSVGEIMSIGKSFEEIMQKGLRMIGQGMHGFVGNNGLEFENLDDELANPTDLRIFAVAQALEKGYTVDRIYELTKINPWFLNKLKNIVDYTQVLKLYTKIEDLPADVLKEAKRLGFSDFQIARYVENPSGNMEKENIRVRNLRKKLGILPTVKRINTVASENPELTNYLYMTYDGTPHDIPYYPTEKNVVILGSGAYRIGSSVEFDWCSVNTALTARKLGYKAVMINYNPETVSTDYDMCDRLYFDELSYERVLDIIDLEMPKGVVVSVGGQIPNNLAMKLHRQHVPILGTSPLSIDRAENRHKFSAMLDSLGIDQPRWAELTSMEEIDDFIAKVGFPILIRPSYVLSGAAMNVCHNKEQMIEFLGLAAKVSKEYPVVVSEFLQGAKEIEFDAVAKNGEVVEYAISEHIEFAGVHSGDATLVFPAQKIYFETARRIKKVAKTIAKELNISGPFNIQFLAKNNYVKVIECNLRASRSFPFVSKVLKRNFIETATRIMLDADYTKPDKSAFDIDWIGVKASQFSFARLHNADPVLGVDMSSTGEVGCLGDDFNEALLSAMIAVGNRIPKKNILVSSGAAKSKVDLLEPCRVLDSKGYTIFATAGTAKFLNDNGIKATAVCWPDEHGELNIMEMFTKHIFELVVNIPKDHSKRELTNGYKIRRAAIDHNIPLITNARLASAFINAFCEMKEEDIQIKSWQEYK encoded by the coding sequence ATGTCAAAAAACAACGTCAAAAAAGTAATTGTCCTGGGTTCCGGTGCTCTGAAAATCGGGCAGGCAGGCGAGTTTGACTATTCTGGATCTCAAGCACTAAAGGCTCTGAGAGAAGAAGGTATCAGTACAGTATTGCTGAATCCGAATATTGCAACCATCCAAACGTCAGAAGGAGTAGCAGACAAAGTTTATTTCTTGCCTATTACTCCTTATTTTGTAGAAGAAGTGATCAAAAAAGAACAACCGGATGGGATTTTACTTGCTTTTGGCGGACAGACAGCCTTAAATTGCGGTACTGAGCTGTATACAAACGGAACTTTAGCTAAATACGGAGTACAGGTATTGGGGACCTCCGTTGAAGCTATTATGTATACGGAAGACCGCGATCTGTTTGTAAAGAAACTGACAGAAATAGATATCAAAACCCCGGTCAGCCAGGCAGTAGAAAACATGGAGGATGCCATTCAGGCAGCCAACAAGATTGGTTACCCGATCATGATCCGCTCAGCATACGCTTTAGGCGGTATGGGAAGTGGTATTTGCCAGAATGAAGCAGAACTCCGCGAATTAGCTGAAAGTGCATTTGCTTACTCTCCTCAAATCCTGGTAGAAGAATCCTTGAAAGGCTGGAAAGAAATAGAATTTGAAGTGATCCGCGATAAGAATGACCATTGCTTTACGGTAGTAAGTATGGAAAACGTCGATCCGCTGGGTGTACATACAGGCGAGAGTATCGTTGTTGCTCCAACCTGTTCGCTGAACGAGGAAGAATTGACCTGGTTACAAGATTTGTCAAGACAAACCATCCGTCATTTAGGAATCGTCGGGGAATGTAATATTCAATATGCCTTCAACTCAGATACACACGATTATCGTGTAATTGAAGTGAATGCCCGTCTGAGCCGTTCTTCTGCCTTGGCATCTAAAGCCTCCGGATATCCATTAGCCTTCGTAGCAGCAAAATTGGCATTAGGTTACGGTCTGGATGAAATTGGAGAAATGGGTACGCCCAATTCTGCCTATAAAGCTCCGGAAGTAGATTATATGATCGTAAAGATTCCGCGTTGGGACTTGACAAAATTTGTTGGAGTAAGCCGTCAGATCGGTTCCAGCATGAAATCAGTAGGTGAAATCATGTCGATCGGAAAAAGCTTCGAAGAAATCATGCAGAAAGGTCTGCGTATGATCGGACAAGGCATGCACGGCTTTGTCGGGAACAACGGTCTGGAATTTGAGAACCTGGACGATGAATTAGCCAATCCGACAGATTTGAGAATCTTTGCTGTGGCCCAGGCATTAGAAAAAGGCTATACTGTTGACCGTATCTACGAACTGACCAAGATTAATCCGTGGTTCCTGAATAAATTAAAGAATATCGTTGATTACACACAGGTTCTGAAATTATATACCAAGATTGAAGATCTTCCGGCCGATGTATTAAAAGAGGCCAAACGATTAGGATTCTCTGATTTCCAAATTGCCCGTTATGTAGAAAACCCTTCAGGCAACATGGAAAAAGAAAACATCCGGGTCCGCAACCTTCGTAAGAAGTTGGGTATTTTGCCAACGGTAAAACGTATCAATACAGTCGCTTCTGAAAATCCGGAATTGACCAACTACCTGTACATGACTTACGACGGAACGCCACACGACATTCCATATTACCCGACAGAAAAGAATGTTGTTATCTTGGGTTCAGGAGCTTACCGTATCGGCTCCTCCGTTGAATTCGACTGGTGTTCAGTCAATACGGCTTTAACCGCACGCAAATTAGGCTACAAAGCTGTCATGATCAATTATAACCCGGAAACAGTTTCTACCGATTATGATATGTGTGACCGTCTGTACTTCGATGAATTATCGTACGAACGTGTTCTCGATATCATTGATCTGGAAATGCCTAAAGGAGTAGTTGTTTCAGTTGGCGGACAAATTCCGAATAACCTGGCCATGAAACTGCATCGCCAGCATGTTCCTATTTTAGGCACATCACCTTTATCAATCGACCGGGCAGAAAATCGTCATAAATTCTCTGCTATGCTTGATTCATTAGGTATCGATCAGCCTCGTTGGGCAGAGCTGACCAGTATGGAAGAAATTGACGATTTCATCGCTAAGGTCGGATTTCCGATTCTGATTCGTCCGTCTTATGTCTTATCAGGTGCAGCCATGAATGTCTGTCACAACAAAGAACAAATGATCGAATTCTTAGGACTGGCAGCCAAAGTATCCAAAGAATACCCGGTTGTCGTATCAGAGTTCCTGCAGGGAGCTAAAGAAATCGAATTCGATGCCGTCGCTAAAAATGGAGAAGTTGTAGAGTATGCCATTTCTGAACATATTGAATTTGCAGGTGTCCACTCAGGAGACGCGACTTTAGTATTCCCGGCTCAGAAGATCTACTTTGAAACAGCCCGTCGAATCAAGAAAGTAGCAAAGACAATTGCAAAGGAACTGAATATCAGCGGACCGTTCAATATTCAATTCCTGGCTAAGAACAACTACGTTAAGGTCATCGAATGTAACTTGCGTGCCTCCCGTAGTTTCCCGTTCGTTTCTAAAGTGCTGAAACGTAATTTCATCGAGACAGCTACACGTATCATGCTGGATGCAGATTATACCAAACCAGACAAAAGTGCATTTGACATTGACTGGATTGGAGTAAAGGCCTCTCAGTTCTCGTTTGCCCGCCTGCACAATGCCGATCCGGTATTAGGCGTTGACATGAGTTCAACCGGAGAAGTTGGCTGCCTGGGCGATGACTTCAATGAAGCCCTGCTTTCAGCCATGATAGCCGTAGGAAACCGTATTCCAAAGAAAAATATCTTAGTTTCATCTGGTGCAGCCAAAAGTAAAGTCGATTTACTGGAACCCTGCCGAGTACTCGACAGTAAAGGTTACACGATCTTTGCAACTGCAGGAACTGCCAAATTCCTAAATGATAATGGCATTAAAGCAACAGCAGTATGCTGGCCTGATGAACATGGAGAATTGAATATTATGGAGATGTTTACAAAACACATCTTCGAGCTGGTTGTCAACATACCGAAGGATCACAGCAAACGCGAATTGACAAATGGATATAAGATCCGTCGTGCCGCAATTGATCACAACATACCATTGATCACCAATGCTCGCCTGGCAAGTGCCTTTATCAATGCATTCTGTGAAATGAAGGAGGAAGACATCCAAATTAAGAGTTGGCAAGAATATAAATAA
- a CDS encoding IS1182 family transposase — translation MTKIHFRPYTPNQTVLFPQRIDEDIAENDPVRMVDALVESLNLEGFRKLYKEYGRSPYHPKMMLKVILYAYMNNIYSCRKIEKHLRRDIHYIWLAGYEKPDFITINRFRNRVKKEINEVFTQTVLLLSSKGFISLNVEYIDGTKIESKANKYTFVWRKSVERNRERLMKKISVLLSQIDDVIAQEKASENNEEIEFSPSMLTEMAGELRNALEQASEPSTKEQKSALRKKRRQLKELEAHRDKLQEYNNHLDNLQDRNSYSKTDKEATFMRMKEDAMRNGQTKPGYNLQIATENQFIIDYSLFPNPTDTLTMIPFLKSFADRYGQLAHTVVADSGYGSEENYHFMSENGMEAYVKYNYFHMEQRPRFKPNPFKAENFFYNEEQDYCVCPMGQKMQRAGTRHTKTESGYVVEYARYRAVRCEGCPLRCLCFKAKGNRTIELNHRLWIYKQKARELLCSEEGLKHRGQRCIEPEAVFGQIKFNMNYKRFRHFGKDKVLMDFSFLAIAFNIKKMCTKMNKEGINWPIKHLYGLITAHLSYWEQNNRDYLQNIAA, via the coding sequence ATGACAAAGATACATTTTCGTCCATACACTCCCAACCAAACGGTACTTTTTCCGCAAAGAATCGATGAAGATATTGCAGAAAACGATCCTGTACGCATGGTTGACGCTTTGGTTGAAAGCCTGAATCTTGAAGGTTTCAGGAAGTTATACAAAGAATACGGCCGTAGTCCTTACCATCCCAAGATGATGCTAAAGGTTATCTTGTATGCCTATATGAACAATATATACTCCTGCCGGAAAATAGAAAAGCATCTTCGTCGTGATATCCATTACATATGGTTAGCCGGTTATGAGAAACCGGACTTCATTACTATCAACCGTTTCCGTAACCGGGTGAAGAAGGAAATTAACGAAGTGTTTACCCAAACCGTACTTCTGCTTTCATCCAAAGGTTTCATCAGTCTGAATGTGGAATATATTGACGGAACAAAGATTGAGTCCAAGGCCAACAAATATACTTTTGTATGGCGGAAGAGCGTTGAGCGAAACCGTGAACGACTGATGAAGAAAATCAGTGTTTTGTTAAGCCAAATAGATGACGTCATCGCTCAGGAAAAAGCTTCGGAAAACAACGAGGAAATTGAGTTTTCCCCTTCCATGCTGACAGAAATGGCAGGAGAATTACGCAATGCCCTTGAACAGGCTTCAGAACCATCCACGAAAGAGCAGAAATCTGCACTGAGAAAGAAACGCAGGCAGCTGAAAGAACTGGAAGCACATAGAGATAAGCTTCAGGAATACAATAACCATCTGGACAATCTTCAGGACCGCAACTCTTATTCCAAGACAGACAAAGAGGCCACCTTTATGAGAATGAAGGAGGATGCCATGCGCAACGGTCAGACAAAACCCGGATATAATCTTCAGATTGCTACGGAAAATCAATTCATTATCGATTATTCTCTTTTCCCGAATCCGACTGACACCTTGACGATGATTCCCTTCCTGAAGTCCTTTGCCGACAGATACGGCCAGTTGGCTCATACGGTGGTTGCTGATTCCGGTTACGGATCAGAAGAGAATTACCACTTTATGTCGGAAAACGGGATGGAAGCATACGTCAAATACAATTATTTCCACATGGAGCAGCGGCCAAGATTTAAACCGAATCCTTTTAAAGCCGAAAACTTTTTCTACAATGAAGAACAGGATTACTGTGTCTGTCCAATGGGACAAAAGATGCAGAGGGCAGGCACCAGGCATACGAAAACCGAATCCGGATATGTAGTCGAATATGCCAGGTATAGGGCTGTCAGATGCGAAGGATGTCCGTTAAGATGTCTGTGTTTTAAAGCTAAAGGAAACAGGACGATAGAACTGAATCACCGACTCTGGATATACAAACAGAAAGCCCGGGAACTTCTCTGTTCCGAAGAAGGGCTGAAACACAGAGGGCAAAGGTGCATAGAACCGGAAGCTGTATTTGGACAGATAAAATTCAACATGAACTACAAGCGCTTCCGTCATTTTGGAAAGGACAAGGTTCTCATGGACTTTTCCTTCCTGGCCATCGCCTTCAATATAAAAAAGATGTGTACCAAGATGAATAAAGAGGGTATAAATTGGCCAATTAAACACCTTTACGGCCTTATTACCGCTCATTTAAGCTATTGGGAACAAAATAATCGAGATTATCTTCAGAATATCGCTGCCTGA
- a CDS encoding triple tyrosine motif-containing protein: MKQHHTYQLLLYILLTGIICFSTQAKNAFENPYVLVQNYTINDYHASCQNWDVYVSAEGTLYVANNSGLLEFDGNTWHLYQTKDQEALFQIGMRNDTLYSRGEKTNGFWLYNKEMIMEYTPISENLPDSIFHDFRQLQPFPVPDEIEKAGPQIYAGTNTYKFVSSSNGLFVTDSAGQVLHHLSMSNSLQDNMIHDICVQDIDQIWLALDNGITQVNINPPVSRLGTRSQIGKLEQVGSNEDFLYIKTNLGYFRKELGTQYSFTPISEKEALPHLDKQPSIITQPVENLFYEPEALGYFNKAQYIYPLPENMYWIVKGNEAALFQNEFNTTTQKCRILFDNYQMNLTTRSPHFFILNDSMYVVSAMQGTLLVDIRQIMKQNMQLTMPMFHSIRYSDSHGIHYLYPDTQEITLPHRFQEVNLFVSTTVFTPNHQFSYLLEGISTDWSEWQKDGKIAFSQLPEGTYTLHIRKYVTKGPFPEIMLQIKVLPAWYNTVWAYCIYVILIWIIIQLVLHYHLKKLKREELIQKQREEEQEQQRVEQMKNQMLETELQNKNNELTLQTSALVRRNKAIQTFLDELNQQKESLGDRYPNKLYNKLRALMEDALNDQEDWLLFDSYFNSAHQNFINRLQQKYPDLTPGDLRICCLLRMNLSTKEIASLLNISVRAVELRRYRLRKRLELNNDINLVEFLLKL, encoded by the coding sequence ATGAAACAACACCATACATATCAACTTCTGTTATATATTCTGTTAACTGGAATAATCTGTTTCTCTACCCAAGCTAAAAATGCTTTTGAAAATCCATATGTTTTAGTACAAAACTATACGATCAATGATTATCATGCCAGCTGTCAGAATTGGGATGTATACGTTTCAGCAGAAGGGACCTTATATGTGGCCAATAATTCCGGACTGCTTGAGTTCGACGGAAACACCTGGCATTTATATCAGACAAAAGATCAGGAAGCCTTGTTCCAAATAGGAATGCGGAATGACACCTTATACAGCCGGGGAGAAAAAACCAATGGTTTCTGGCTTTACAATAAAGAAATGATCATGGAATACACTCCTATATCAGAAAACCTACCGGACTCCATTTTTCATGATTTCAGACAGCTCCAGCCTTTTCCTGTACCAGACGAGATTGAAAAGGCCGGACCTCAAATATACGCGGGAACGAATACATATAAATTTGTTTCTTCGTCCAATGGACTGTTTGTTACAGATTCGGCTGGGCAAGTACTCCATCATCTGAGTATGAGTAATTCGCTCCAGGATAATATGATTCACGATATTTGCGTACAAGATATAGACCAGATATGGCTGGCTCTGGACAATGGAATAACGCAAGTAAACATCAATCCACCCGTAAGCCGCTTGGGCACACGAAGCCAGATCGGAAAGTTAGAACAAGTAGGCAGTAATGAAGATTTCTTATATATAAAGACAAACTTAGGATATTTCCGTAAGGAGTTAGGAACACAATATTCCTTCACTCCGATATCAGAAAAAGAGGCTTTACCTCATTTGGACAAACAACCCTCAATTATTACACAGCCAGTAGAGAATTTATTCTACGAACCGGAAGCTCTTGGCTATTTTAATAAAGCCCAATACATATATCCATTACCCGAAAACATGTATTGGATCGTAAAAGGGAACGAAGCCGCACTATTCCAAAATGAATTCAATACGACAACTCAGAAATGCCGTATTCTTTTTGACAACTATCAGATGAATCTGACAACACGAAGTCCGCATTTCTTCATATTAAACGACTCGATGTATGTAGTTTCGGCCATGCAGGGAACTCTATTAGTCGACATCCGACAAATCATGAAGCAAAATATGCAACTGACAATGCCAATGTTTCATTCAATCCGATACAGCGACTCACACGGTATACATTATTTATATCCCGATACCCAGGAAATCACATTGCCGCATCGGTTTCAGGAAGTCAATTTATTTGTTTCAACTACTGTATTTACACCCAATCACCAATTTTCCTACTTGCTGGAAGGAATCTCTACTGATTGGTCCGAATGGCAAAAAGACGGAAAAATTGCGTTCTCGCAATTACCGGAAGGGACTTACACACTTCACATCCGCAAATACGTAACCAAAGGTCCTTTCCCGGAAATAATGCTACAAATAAAAGTACTGCCAGCCTGGTACAACACGGTATGGGCCTATTGTATATATGTCATCCTCATTTGGATCATTATACAGCTTGTTCTCCACTATCACCTAAAAAAGCTCAAACGGGAAGAACTGATCCAAAAGCAACGTGAAGAAGAACAAGAACAGCAGCGGGTAGAACAAATGAAAAATCAAATGCTGGAAACCGAATTGCAAAACAAGAACAATGAACTTACCCTGCAAACATCAGCACTTGTCCGACGGAACAAGGCCATTCAGACATTTTTGGACGAACTGAACCAACAAAAGGAAAGTTTGGGAGATCGCTATCCGAATAAACTGTACAATAAACTTCGGGCACTAATGGAAGACGCCCTGAATGACCAAGAAGACTGGTTATTATTCGATTCTTATTTTAACAGCGCACATCAGAACTTCATCAACCGTTTACAGCAGAAGTATCCGGACTTGACTCCCGGAGACCTTCGGATATGTTGTCTGCTACGGATGAACTTGTCGACAAAAGAAATTGCCTCGTTGCTGAATATTTCTGTCCGCGCCGTAGAACTCCGCCGCTATAGATTACGAAAAAGACTCGAGTTAAACAACGATATTAACCTAGTTGAGTTCTTGCTAAAACTATGA
- a CDS encoding NAD(P)/FAD-dependent oxidoreductase, with the protein MDESTIIRKQIELFEKKGINRRKFFKIMAAAGLFSLIDTQHAKAFSSKAKGKIVIVGGGAAGISMAARLKRWLDEPNITLIDPSDRQFYQPGFTLIASGVYKPEDVWKKQEDCMPSGINWVKDAVIAVDPVWNQVTTAKNGKIPYDFLVLAPGIQLNWDKVEGFSYDQLGVGNAHCIYDFQGAQKTWKALQEFTAKGGRGIYTDTYTKHKCGGAPKKICLLTEHYARKHNQRDHIQLDYFTAEKALYDVPYFTPRLIEIYKERNIPIQTNTRVKGIDTAAKQVHFERIETIDGEKKVTPFVEDYDFLHFLPPMSAPDFVKEAGLGFPDGNLAADGWAMVDKETLVHQKYPNIIAVGDVAGTPTSKTSAATRVQVPIAAKNLIALMEGKEPTEKYNGYAACPIVTDYGHVLLCEFDYDKNPQISFPFSMLDMSKEQWAAWLLKVYVLKPLYFYGMLKGYA; encoded by the coding sequence ATGGATGAATCAACAATTATTCGGAAACAAATAGAACTCTTCGAGAAAAAAGGTATCAATCGAAGAAAGTTCTTCAAGATAATGGCAGCTGCTGGATTATTTTCATTAATCGACACGCAGCACGCAAAGGCTTTTTCAAGTAAAGCTAAAGGGAAAATCGTTATTGTTGGAGGTGGAGCTGCTGGCATCAGTATGGCTGCCCGACTCAAGAGATGGTTAGACGAGCCGAATATCACATTGATAGACCCGAGCGACCGACAGTTCTATCAACCTGGTTTTACCTTGATTGCTTCAGGCGTATATAAACCTGAGGATGTATGGAAGAAACAAGAAGACTGTATGCCGAGCGGAATCAACTGGGTAAAAGATGCAGTCATCGCAGTTGATCCTGTATGGAATCAAGTTACGACAGCGAAAAACGGAAAAATTCCTTATGACTTCTTAGTATTGGCTCCAGGTATTCAATTAAACTGGGACAAAGTAGAAGGTTTCAGCTATGACCAGTTGGGAGTTGGTAATGCGCATTGCATTTACGACTTTCAAGGAGCTCAAAAAACTTGGAAAGCATTACAAGAGTTTACGGCAAAAGGAGGACGTGGTATTTACACGGACACATATACAAAACATAAGTGTGGAGGCGCACCTAAAAAGATCTGTCTGCTGACAGAACATTACGCAAGAAAGCATAACCAGCGAGATCATATTCAGCTGGACTACTTTACAGCAGAAAAGGCTCTTTATGATGTACCTTATTTTACACCGCGTCTGATTGAAATATACAAAGAACGAAATATACCGATTCAAACAAATACGCGTGTTAAAGGAATAGACACAGCGGCGAAGCAGGTACATTTCGAAAGAATAGAAACCATTGACGGAGAAAAGAAAGTAACTCCATTTGTTGAAGATTACGATTTTCTGCATTTTCTTCCACCTATGTCAGCTCCTGACTTTGTAAAAGAAGCAGGATTAGGTTTCCCTGACGGAAACTTGGCGGCTGATGGCTGGGCAATGGTTGATAAAGAGACATTGGTTCATCAGAAATATCCGAATATCATCGCAGTAGGTGATGTTGCAGGAACGCCAACAAGCAAGACTTCGGCTGCTACACGTGTACAAGTACCAATTGCAGCCAAGAACCTGATTGCTCTAATGGAAGGAAAAGAACCAACAGAAAAATACAACGGCTATGCAGCTTGCCCGATTGTAACAGATTATGGACATGTATTGCTGTGCGAATTTGATTATGACAAGAATCCGCAGATATCATTTCCATTCTCGATGTTGGATATGTCGAAAGAACAATGGGCTGCATGGTTACTTAAAGTATATGTACTAAAGCCTCTGTATTTCTATGGAATGCTGAAAGGCTACGCTTAA
- a CDS encoding threonine/serine ThrE exporter family protein has translation MERNESLLSVAKFIAEYAAHMMGCGVHTSRVKRSSKRIGKAFNTDIKLNISQKTIVISATHNETGETYSEVVDIPALPISFEHNAELSALSWETYDRHLPLEEVRRKYDEIVSAPKMDPMFVLILVGLANASFCRLFGGDWLSMGIVLSATITGMFLRQRMQANHINHYVVFAVSSFVASLCASTSLIFDTTSEIALATSVLYLIPGVPLINGIIDIVEGETIIGCSRLISAFLLIICIAIGMSFTLMLVKNSLL, from the coding sequence ATGGAAAGAAATGAATCTCTGTTGTCTGTAGCAAAGTTCATCGCCGAATATGCAGCACACATGATGGGGTGTGGAGTTCATACATCGCGTGTGAAACGCAGCTCTAAACGCATTGGCAAAGCGTTCAATACCGATATTAAATTAAATATTTCACAAAAGACAATCGTGATTTCTGCCACGCACAATGAAACGGGAGAAACATATAGTGAAGTAGTTGACATCCCAGCATTACCCATCAGTTTTGAACACAATGCAGAACTAAGTGCCTTAAGTTGGGAAACATACGATCGCCATCTACCTTTAGAAGAAGTTCGCCGCAAATATGACGAAATTGTATCTGCTCCAAAGATGGATCCTATGTTCGTTTTAATTTTGGTCGGATTAGCCAATGCATCTTTTTGCAGACTATTTGGAGGCGACTGGTTATCAATGGGGATTGTCTTGTCTGCAACAATTACAGGCATGTTCCTCCGCCAACGTATGCAGGCTAATCATATCAATCACTATGTAGTTTTTGCAGTCAGTTCGTTTGTAGCTTCTCTATGTGCTTCTACCTCTTTAATTTTTGATACAACATCAGAAATTGCCTTGGCAACCAGTGTTCTATACCTAATCCCTGGAGTTCCTTTAATTAACGGAATTATAGACATAGTAGAAGGTGAAACTATTATTGGCTGTTCACGTTTGATCAGTGCATTTCTATTAATTATATGTATTGCCATCGGCATGTCATTCACTTTAATGTTGGTTAAAAACAGTTTACTATGA
- a CDS encoding threonine/serine exporter family protein gives MILVDILLDGLFAAVAGVGFGAISDPPLRSFRYIAILAAVGHACRFCLMTYLGWDIATSSLLGSLVIGFGSLWLGKKVFCPMTVLYIPALLPMVPGKFAYNMIFSLIMFLQTMDDPQEKMKYMSMFFSNTIVTTTVISLLAAGATLPHFLFSKRAFSLTRRKPGEEE, from the coding sequence ATGATACTCGTGGATATTCTACTTGATGGTCTTTTCGCTGCCGTTGCTGGAGTTGGATTTGGAGCTATCTCTGATCCTCCTTTGCGTTCATTTCGCTACATTGCTATTTTAGCAGCCGTAGGTCATGCCTGCCGTTTCTGCCTGATGACTTATTTAGGATGGGATATTGCAACATCTTCCCTTTTAGGCTCTTTAGTCATCGGTTTTGGAAGTCTTTGGTTAGGGAAAAAAGTATTTTGTCCGATGACAGTACTTTATATCCCAGCATTGTTACCGATGGTACCTGGGAAATTTGCTTACAATATGATCTTTTCTTTAATCATGTTCTTACAAACCATGGACGATCCTCAAGAAAAGATGAAATACATGAGCATGTTCTTCTCGAATACCATCGTTACAACAACTGTAATTTCATTATTAGCTGCAGGAGCTACCTTACCCCACTTTTTATTCTCGAAAAGAGCTTTTTCTTTAACCCGACGCAAACCAGGAGAGGAGGAATAA
- a CDS encoding DUF6064 family protein: protein MEIFWQTIAHYNSWSWIYQLIIVGIGIILSILLFYHPRTWVKYSMKLYFAGVYLWISIAYYYFDCGIRAYSGVMALIWALLALVWIWDLKTGYTTFNRTHKYDKLAYLLLAMPFIYPVISLLRGLSFPMITSPVMPCSVVVFTLGIMLLFSEKINLFLILCLTHWSIIGLTKTYYFNIPEDFLLSSASVPALYCFFKEYYANYTHQETKPSRQTVKNLLILFCSGIGLILLVTLVKTLFLHI, encoded by the coding sequence ATGGAAATATTTTGGCAAACCATAGCACATTATAACAGCTGGAGCTGGATATACCAACTAATCATCGTTGGGATTGGAATTATTTTAAGCATCTTGCTCTTTTATCATCCACGTACTTGGGTAAAATACAGTATGAAATTATATTTTGCCGGTGTTTATTTGTGGATATCCATTGCTTATTACTATTTTGATTGTGGCATACGTGCCTATAGTGGCGTCATGGCATTGATTTGGGCCTTGCTGGCACTTGTCTGGATCTGGGATTTAAAAACAGGCTATACAACCTTTAATCGTACACATAAGTATGATAAACTGGCGTATCTTTTACTCGCCATGCCATTCATATACCCGGTTATTTCTTTATTACGCGGACTTTCGTTTCCTATGATAACGTCACCAGTTATGCCTTGTTCTGTAGTAGTCTTCACACTGGGAATCATGCTACTTTTCTCAGAGAAAATCAATCTTTTCCTGATTCTATGCCTGACTCACTGGTCGATAATAGGATTGACAAAAACCTATTATTTCAATATCCCAGAAGACTTTTTACTTTCAAGTGCTTCCGTACCCGCTCTTTATTGCTTCTTCAAAGAATATTATGCCAATTATACCCATCAAGAGACAAAACCTTCACGACAAACAGTAAAGAATTTATTGATTCTCTTCTGTAGCGGAATCGGTCTGATCCTGTTGGTCACACTAGTGAAAACGCTGTTTCTTCATATTTAA